In Musa acuminata AAA Group cultivar baxijiao chromosome BXJ3-9, Cavendish_Baxijiao_AAA, whole genome shotgun sequence, a single genomic region encodes these proteins:
- the LOC103999185 gene encoding E3 ubiquitin-protein ligase RING1: MSSAVSPPVPTTVEGGAPLCSSTSTCRPVIYWCHECDMSVTLLPSHPPLICPDCSRSDFLEEMELLQPPTDHQSSSSAAADVAPPPQSLPLVLTDSDDDDNDGGFAYDSDQRRSLPSNPSYRLRRRIDPLFLEPAPRLGPSSAPAASIDALPIVCISDDASLPACAICKDDFPLHASARRLPCSHLYHSDCIVPWLSLHNSCPICRSPLPSPDETAGGAEESDHPTGVLAEGDGDPDALALALGAADDEALVLTAALWQVRRQHRLSFPVRSPASATMDASLIQMAQVDIALANTGETPSLEFPMERDGTAMAGRVDDDEDTMMLEIRENFFSMNP; the protein is encoded by the coding sequence ATGTCTTCCGCTGTTTCTCCACCCGTTCCAACCACCGTCGAGGGCGGCGCACCTCTCTGCTCCTCTACCTCCACCTGTCGGCCCGTGATCTACTGGTGCCACGAGTGCGACATGAGCGTTACCCTCCTCCCCTCCCACCCACCTCTCATCTGCCCCGATTGCTCCCGCTCCGACTTCCTCGAAGAAATGGAACTACTCCAACCCCCCACCGACCATCAGTCCTCCTCCTCTGCCGCCGCCGACGTCGCTCCCCCTCCCCAATCCCTGCCCCTCGTCCTCACTGATTCCGATGACGATGACAACGACGGAGGCTTCGCTTACGACTCCGACCAACGCCGCAGCCTTCCCTCTAACCCGAGCTATCGCCTCCGCCGCCGTATCGACCCGCTTTTCCTGGAACCCGCCCCCCGGCTTGGCCCCTCCTCCGCTCCTGCCGCCTCCATCGACGCCCTACCCATAGTCTGCATCTCGGACGATGCCTCCCTCCCCGCTTGTGCCATCTGCAAGGACGATTTCCCCCTCCACGCCAGTGCCCGCCGCCTCCCTTGTTCCCACCTGTACCACTCCGACTGCATCGTCCCTTGGCTCTCCCTTCACAACTCCTGCCCCATCTGCCGCTCCCCGCTCCCCTCCCCCGATGAAACTGCCGGCGGTGCTGAAGAATCTGACCATCCCACGGGAGTCTTGGCGGAGGGCGATGGGGATCCGGATGCGCTGGCACTGGCGCTGGGCGCGGCTGATGATGAAGCGCTGGTACTGACAGCCGCACTGTGGCAAGTGAGGAGGCAGCATCGCCTGTCGTTCCCGGTCCGGTCGCCAGCATCTGCCACCATGGACGCATCGCTGATTCAGATGGCACAGGTCGATATAGCACTGGCTAATACTGGGGAGACGCCCTCTCTGGAGTTTCCAATGGAGAGGGATGGAACAGCCATGGCAGGTAGGGTGGATGACGACGAGGATACCATGATGCTTGAAATTAGGGAGAACTTTTTTAGTATGAATCCCTGA
- the LOC135648891 gene encoding uncharacterized protein LOC135648891 encodes MAKFGEGDKRWIVEERVDGTNVHNWHWAERNCIEWSRSFLSSLLSGLTILDGEGGLAIRTKALDKLEGEAYVNIRKGKVIPGYELSLSLSWEGEARDSTAGGDPLVKVSGSVEVPYLADENAGEDPEVRITIRDDDGPVGRRIKDAFIAKGKPVVLEKLRAYVQAMAKGGPAMDELETKKPPSVVGKNQSAASPAAGGKTAPTASVAGNASVATKEKKKTKEGFKNISLTEKFYCRARDIYEILMDENRWKGFTQSNVRISKEVGGQFSLFDGSITGVNEELQEAKLIVQKWRFGSWPEGVHSTVRLTFDEPEQGVTIVKLTQTNVPEEDKYGNATVVENTERGWRDLIFHKIRAVFGFGM; translated from the exons ATGGCGAAGTTTGGTGAGGGCGACAAGCGGTGGATCGTCGAAGAGCGCGTTGACGGCACCAACGTCCACAACTGGCACTGGGCGGAGCGCAACTGCATCGAGTGGTCCCGCTCGTtcctctcctccctcctctccgGCCTCACCATTCTCGACGGCGAGGGCGGCCTCGCCATCCGCACCAAGGCACTCGATAAGCTCGAGGGCGAGGCCTACGTCAACATCCGTAAGGGCAAGGTCATCCCGGGCTACGAGCTCTCCCTCTCCCTATCCTGGGAGGGCGAGGCCCGTGACTCTACCGCTGGGGGCGACCCTCTCGTCAAGGTCTCCGGATCCGTCGAGGTGCCTTACCTCGCCGATGAGAACGCCGGAGAGGACCCCGAGGTCAGGATCACCATCCGGGATGATGACGGCCCTGTCGGGCGCCGGATCAAGGACGCCTTTATTGCCAAGGGCAAGCCGGTGGTGCTGGAGAAGCTTCGGGCTTACGTGCAGGCGATGGCCAAGGGTGGCCCCGCGATGGACGAGCTCGAGACCAAGAAGCCTCCCTCTGTTGTTGGAAAAAACCAGTCTGCGGCTTCCCCTGCAGCTGGAGGGAAGACTGCTCCGACCGCATCTGTAGCGGGTAATGCATCGGTGGCaacgaaggagaagaagaagactaaAGAGGGCTTTAAGAACATATCTTTGACGGAGAAGTTCTACTGTAGGGCAAGGGATATTTATGAGATCTTGATGGATGAGAACCGATGGAAGGGTTTCACTCAGAGCAATGTTAGGATTAGCAAGGAAGTTGGTGGGCAGTTCAGCCTCTTTGATGGATCGATCACTGGGGTCAATGAAGAACTGCAGGAAGCCAAGCTGATCGTTCAGAAGTGGAGATTTGGAAGCTGGCCAGAGGGTGTTCATTCAACG GTGAGGCTGACTTTTGATGAGCCTGAGCAAGGAGTTACTATTGTGAAATTGACGCAGACAAATGTGCCAGAGGAAGACAA GTATGGGAATGCCACGGTTGTGGAAAACACAGAAAGAGGATGGAGGGATCTCATCTTCCACAAGATACGAGCTGTATTTGGTTTTGGAATGTAG